The Paenibacillus macerans genome includes a window with the following:
- a CDS encoding ABC transporter substrate-binding protein: MHAFKYRFLTLAVIMLMAVVLAACGGQGGNAGANGAGGAPANGAANGGAAGNAQGGNAGASEGQAGTRVYTDYKGEQVEIPTNPQRIVSITHLGDLAALGVKPAGAGSVALENSVLLQKELEGVENVGDVSVEKVLELQPDLIIVPTYLPAETVEQLKKIAPVVTLATTGWEGVDPLEEVKTVGALLGREKEAEAFITRYKQKAEEAKAKLQEVIGPDETVGTYSIWAKNFWVWPKTRDAGYNLYEMSGLKPLDKIEKEVFPTTGADISLEVLPEYAADHMFVTVYEPDGGAERAQEVMNGSIWKNLPAVKNNHVYKLDNKEFWMVDGLNLEKQLDILVNLVVNQNQK, translated from the coding sequence ATGCACGCTTTTAAATATCGTTTTCTTACTTTGGCTGTAATTATGCTGATGGCCGTCGTGCTTGCCGCCTGCGGCGGTCAAGGCGGAAACGCCGGGGCGAATGGGGCTGGCGGAGCTCCCGCAAATGGGGCCGCGAACGGCGGAGCCGCGGGGAATGCGCAGGGCGGAAACGCCGGAGCATCGGAAGGACAAGCCGGGACGAGAGTCTACACGGACTATAAAGGGGAGCAAGTGGAAATCCCAACGAATCCGCAGCGGATCGTGTCGATCACGCATTTGGGCGACCTGGCGGCCTTGGGCGTGAAGCCGGCTGGCGCCGGCTCGGTGGCGCTGGAAAATTCGGTTTTGCTGCAAAAGGAGCTGGAAGGTGTCGAGAATGTCGGCGATGTATCCGTGGAGAAGGTGCTGGAGCTTCAGCCAGACCTCATTATCGTGCCTACTTATCTGCCGGCCGAGACTGTGGAACAGCTCAAAAAAATCGCACCGGTCGTTACTCTGGCCACGACAGGCTGGGAGGGCGTCGATCCGCTCGAAGAGGTGAAGACGGTTGGCGCCTTGCTTGGCCGGGAGAAAGAGGCGGAAGCGTTCATTACCCGCTACAAGCAAAAAGCGGAAGAAGCCAAGGCTAAGCTGCAGGAAGTCATTGGCCCGGACGAAACCGTCGGAACGTATTCGATTTGGGCGAAAAATTTCTGGGTATGGCCGAAAACGCGGGATGCCGGCTACAACCTGTACGAGATGTCCGGCTTGAAGCCGCTTGACAAAATCGAAAAAGAAGTGTTCCCGACGACAGGGGCGGACATTTCGCTGGAGGTGCTGCCCGAGTATGCGGCGGACCACATGTTCGTAACGGTTTATGAGCCGGACGGCGGGGCGGAACGCGCGCAAGAGGTCATGAACGGTTCGATCTGGAAAAACCTCCCGGCGGTCAAAAACAATCATGTGTATAAGCTGGACAACAAAGAGTTTTGGATGGTTGACGGGCTGAACCTGGAGAAACAGCTGGATATTCTCGTCAATTTGGTCGTAAACCAAAATCAGAAATAA